The Pontibacter pudoricolor genome contains a region encoding:
- a CDS encoding DNA-3-methyladenine glycosylase — protein MRTITHSSLNINHYKVKLTKDFYTRPNVVQIAQELLGKYLYTSVDGMLTGGMIVETEAYSGENDRACHAHLNRRTARTEIMYHEGGVAYVYLVYGIYNLFNIITNIEGKADAVLIRAVEPEIGVEEMLLRRNIPAIKPNLTAGPGVMSIALGINRKHYGESLTGNTIWVEDKGKTIPEESIMTVPRVGIDYAGDDALLPWRFYIKDSKWVSRK, from the coding sequence ATGCGTACCATTACTCATTCATCATTAAACATTAATCATTATAAAGTGAAGCTTACAAAGGACTTTTACACCCGGCCCAACGTGGTGCAGATAGCGCAGGAGTTGCTAGGAAAATACCTGTATACTTCTGTAGATGGCATGCTGACAGGCGGGATGATCGTGGAAACAGAAGCTTACTCCGGCGAGAACGACCGTGCCTGCCATGCCCACCTGAACCGCCGCACTGCCCGCACCGAAATTATGTACCACGAAGGCGGCGTAGCTTACGTGTACCTGGTGTATGGCATCTATAACCTGTTCAATATCATAACAAACATAGAAGGCAAAGCCGATGCAGTACTGATACGAGCTGTAGAGCCTGAAATTGGTGTGGAAGAAATGCTGCTGCGCCGGAACATACCAGCTATAAAACCCAACCTGACTGCCGGCCCCGGCGTGATGAGCATTGCCTTGGGCATTAACCGCAAACATTACGGCGAAAGCTTAACCGGAAATACTATCTGGGTTGAAGACAAAGGCAAAACCATTCCTGAAGAAAGTATTATGACTGTTCCACGTGTGGGCATCGATTACGCCGGCGACGATGCCCTCCTGCCCTGGCGTTTTTATATTAAAGACAGCAAATGGGTAAGCAGAAAGTGA
- a CDS encoding DUF5074 domain-containing protein yields MKRTLLRGFYTAALLFTSAFTFTSCDETEEISPDIHNAKVRGPYDQEGVFILNEGNFGTPNGSISFLSDSTGHQVKNNIFSTANEQRPLGDVVQNMVLHDTLAYIVANNSNKIEVVNVFTFKTIAVIEGLKQPRYFAALDGNKGYVTEWVAYGGNGRVSVIDLKTNAVLKTITVGEMPEQLLVVKDKLYVTNSGGNSISVINTTTDALAGTIPTPDGPSEMVLTKDQHIWVLSAGKVVYKDDWSGIDYTKTTPGSLSKLNTATSAIDATFTFPGNQSIPKNLTINGTGDKLYFNYEDKTFVQPVNAGVLSNTVIINRGFYGMEADPETGNIYGSDNNNFSGDGTVFIFSSEGVKLKEFKAAIGPNGFVFN; encoded by the coding sequence ATGAAACGTACCCTACTTCGCGGCTTTTACACAGCTGCCCTGCTTTTTACAAGTGCTTTTACCTTTACCAGCTGCGACGAAACCGAAGAGATAAGCCCGGATATACACAACGCAAAAGTAAGAGGCCCCTACGACCAGGAAGGCGTTTTTATACTGAATGAAGGCAATTTTGGTACCCCGAATGGATCCATCTCTTTCCTGAGCGACAGTACAGGCCACCAGGTTAAGAATAACATTTTCAGTACTGCAAATGAGCAGCGCCCCCTGGGCGACGTGGTGCAGAACATGGTACTGCATGATACGCTGGCCTATATTGTGGCTAACAACAGTAACAAGATAGAAGTAGTAAATGTCTTCACGTTTAAAACGATTGCTGTTATAGAAGGCCTGAAACAGCCGCGCTATTTCGCTGCACTGGACGGCAACAAAGGCTACGTAACTGAGTGGGTAGCCTATGGTGGCAATGGACGTGTATCGGTTATCGACCTGAAAACGAATGCCGTGCTTAAAACTATTACGGTGGGCGAAATGCCCGAGCAACTCCTGGTAGTAAAGGACAAACTATATGTAACCAACAGCGGTGGCAATTCCATCTCTGTCATCAACACAACTACCGATGCGCTGGCGGGTACCATCCCAACCCCAGACGGACCAAGTGAAATGGTACTAACCAAAGACCAGCACATCTGGGTACTAAGTGCCGGCAAGGTGGTGTATAAAGACGATTGGTCGGGGATTGATTACACGAAAACCACACCGGGTTCACTTAGCAAACTCAATACGGCTACGTCAGCCATCGATGCAACCTTTACTTTCCCGGGTAACCAAAGCATCCCAAAAAACCTGACTATAAACGGCACCGGCGATAAGCTGTACTTTAATTATGAGGATAAAACATTTGTACAGCCCGTAAACGCTGGCGTGCTCAGCAACACCGTCATCATTAACCGTGGTTTCTATGGCATGGAAGCAGACCCTGAAACCGGCAACATATACGGTTCCGACAATAATAATTTCAGCGGCGACGGCACAGTATTTATCTTTAGTTCCGAAGGCGTTAAACTAAAAGAATTTAAGGCAGCCATCGGCCCCAACGGGTTCGTATTTAATTAA
- a CDS encoding DUF2798 domain-containing protein has protein sequence MKKALISAQLKTKLLVILIISILLASALELYTFGIPSDFLSRWLNSFFVIFFMISVTVLGIVPAISYAVNKAAGR, from the coding sequence ATGAAAAAGGCGCTCATTTCCGCACAACTTAAAACCAAACTGCTGGTGATCCTGATCATCAGTATATTACTTGCGTCTGCCCTGGAACTGTATACCTTTGGCATTCCTTCTGATTTCCTGTCTCGCTGGCTAAATTCCTTCTTTGTGATCTTCTTTATGATCTCGGTAACGGTGCTGGGTATTGTACCTGCCATTAGCTATGCGGTAAACAAAGCTGCCGGACGCTAA
- a CDS encoding B12-binding domain-containing radical SAM protein: METTPTILLITPPLTQLNTPYPATAYLTGFLRGQGYNVQQADLGIELVLRMFSKAGLKKIFAAIEVGDYELSDNSFRILKLKRDYLDTIEPVIRFLQNKDLTIAQQISFSRYLPEASRFDQVEDLEWAFGSMGITDRARYLATLYLEDLGDLIKETVCPYFAFSRYAEKLAMSATSFDPLEEELQLEPNLVDQFLLEILDEHLQRVQPTIVGFSIPFPGNLYGGLRLAQHIKQNYPTIKTAMGGGYPNTELRSLKEPRLFKYIDFVTLDDGEGPWLKLIEHLQGKREAANLQRTFILQEGEVNYINNCTDPDIPHTEVGTPDYSGLPIKDYLSVIDVVNPMHRLWSDGRWNKLTVAHGCYWKRCSFCDITLDYIRRYDVAPAMLLVDRIEQIIAQTGQTGFHFVDEAAPPAPLRDMAIELLRRGVKISWWGNIRFEKTFTPDLCRLLAASGCIAVSGGLEVASDRLLALMEKGVTIAQVARVTDSFTQAGIMVHAYLMYGFPTETTQETIDSLEVVRQLFENNVIQSGYWHRFSMTAHSPIGKNPEKYGVVKVGPPEGDFANNDLWHNDPKGTDHSLFSAGLAKALYNYMHGVALEEPLSFWFDFKTPRPTIKPDLIGSAIAQPHRPDSTRMNARLLWLGNMPEIDFTMVAKKGQTIERCELTFYEKGEDFQVKTTATIGQWLFDSIQKISLESEEAYSLKQLEESYPADAHLTFDEFLASPTWFELREKGLLLL, encoded by the coding sequence TTGGAAACAACGCCAACCATACTGCTTATTACGCCCCCGCTCACCCAGCTGAACACCCCTTACCCGGCCACGGCTTACCTTACCGGCTTTTTGCGCGGGCAGGGCTACAACGTGCAGCAAGCCGATCTGGGTATTGAGCTGGTGTTGCGTATGTTTTCCAAAGCAGGCCTCAAAAAGATATTTGCTGCCATAGAAGTTGGCGACTATGAATTATCGGATAACAGTTTCCGGATTTTGAAGCTGAAGCGCGACTACCTGGACACGATTGAACCAGTCATTCGTTTTCTGCAGAATAAGGATTTAACTATAGCACAGCAGATCAGTTTCAGCAGGTATTTACCCGAAGCATCGCGCTTCGACCAGGTAGAGGATCTGGAATGGGCTTTTGGCAGCATGGGCATTACCGACCGCGCGCGCTACCTGGCTACTTTATACTTAGAAGACCTCGGCGACCTGATAAAAGAAACTGTTTGCCCTTACTTTGCTTTCAGCCGCTATGCCGAAAAACTGGCTATGTCTGCCACTTCATTTGATCCGCTGGAGGAAGAGCTGCAACTGGAGCCGAACCTGGTAGATCAGTTTTTACTGGAGATACTGGATGAGCATTTACAGCGGGTACAGCCAACTATAGTTGGTTTCTCTATTCCGTTTCCGGGCAATTTGTATGGAGGCTTACGGTTGGCGCAACACATCAAACAGAACTACCCCACTATAAAAACGGCCATGGGCGGCGGTTACCCGAACACCGAGCTACGTAGTTTAAAAGAGCCACGCCTGTTTAAGTACATTGATTTTGTAACGCTGGATGATGGCGAAGGCCCGTGGCTGAAACTAATAGAGCACCTGCAAGGCAAACGCGAAGCCGCCAACCTGCAACGCACGTTTATACTTCAGGAGGGAGAAGTCAACTATATCAACAACTGCACAGACCCGGATATTCCGCATACCGAAGTAGGTACGCCAGACTATAGTGGCCTGCCTATAAAAGATTATTTGTCGGTGATTGACGTGGTGAACCCGATGCACCGCCTGTGGAGCGATGGCCGCTGGAACAAACTGACCGTGGCGCACGGCTGCTACTGGAAACGCTGCTCCTTCTGCGACATTACCCTGGATTATATCCGTCGTTACGATGTGGCTCCGGCTATGCTGCTGGTAGACAGAATTGAACAGATCATTGCCCAGACCGGCCAGACCGGTTTCCATTTTGTAGATGAAGCCGCCCCTCCTGCCCCGCTCCGCGACATGGCCATAGAACTGCTGCGCCGTGGTGTGAAAATTAGCTGGTGGGGGAATATCCGTTTCGAGAAGACTTTTACGCCTGATTTGTGCCGCTTACTGGCTGCATCGGGTTGTATTGCCGTTTCTGGTGGTTTGGAAGTAGCTTCGGACAGGCTGCTGGCCCTGATGGAGAAAGGTGTAACGATAGCGCAGGTTGCCCGCGTAACCGATAGCTTTACACAGGCCGGTATTATGGTGCACGCTTATTTGATGTATGGCTTCCCGACCGAAACCACCCAGGAAACAATTGACTCACTGGAAGTAGTGCGCCAGCTATTCGAGAACAATGTGATACAATCAGGTTACTGGCACCGCTTCAGCATGACGGCCCACAGCCCGATCGGTAAGAACCCTGAAAAATATGGTGTAGTAAAAGTTGGCCCCCCGGAAGGAGATTTTGCAAACAACGACCTGTGGCACAACGACCCGAAAGGCACTGACCATAGTTTGTTCAGCGCCGGTTTAGCCAAAGCGCTTTACAACTATATGCACGGTGTAGCCCTGGAAGAGCCGCTTTCGTTCTGGTTTGATTTTAAAACGCCACGGCCAACTATAAAACCGGACCTTATCGGCTCAGCCATTGCGCAGCCGCATCGCCCAGACAGCACCCGCATGAATGCCCGCCTGCTCTGGTTGGGCAATATGCCGGAAATAGACTTTACCATGGTTGCTAAAAAAGGCCAGACAATAGAGCGCTGCGAACTTACCTTTTATGAAAAGGGCGAAGACTTCCAGGTAAAGACGACTGCAACTATAGGCCAGTGGTTATTCGATTCTATCCAGAAGATATCGCTGGAGAGCGAAGAAGCTTATAGTTTAAAACAGTTGGAGGAGAGTTATCCGGCAGATGCGCATCTCACATTTGATGAGTTCCTGGCATCGCCAACCTGGTTTGAACTGCGCGAAAAAGGGCTACTATTGCTGTAG
- a CDS encoding TonB-dependent receptor gives MQSGSAGAAYGSGAIGGAVLLSSPNYNGKGFGLNLQQEAGSFGRYFSNGNINYSSGKLQLGLGAYLRNAENNFTYKDLSQFGKPERTEEHAEQKQYGFTQDLAWMLTENTKIGLHSWYTFADRELQPAMGSASGAEQRDKNLRLMTQLEHESNWGKTDVKLAYFKDYLNYTNNSLNSVADVETYQLQAEQTYTSGENWSLRGGVNLQHFIAENDGYAGTKQENRAAIFALFRYDPTETIDLSLNLHQAFAEDYNPAPTPALGVNWKFYQHEQHQLFLKGNVSGSYRVPTLNDRFWTGAGNPDLKPEQGWSEEAGLRHLFIVGNTLLLETEATAYHMLIDNWIQWSPQPTGLWRPVNLQKVRAMGIELSQQLTATIGTIKLTGSAGYTYTSSEQVEVYEGQGDKGKQLMYVPLHKGVLATGINYKNWQLQTNLNYTGPRYTTNSETSHLDSFILVNAALSKQLQLGQSRLIVDVRADNITNEVYQTMAYHAMPLRGYTLSLRFLIP, from the coding sequence GTGCAAAGCGGTTCGGCGGGTGCAGCTTATGGCAGCGGGGCAATAGGCGGAGCTGTTTTGCTGAGCTCTCCCAACTATAACGGCAAAGGCTTCGGGCTTAATCTGCAACAGGAAGCAGGTAGTTTTGGCCGCTATTTCAGTAATGGCAACATCAACTATAGTTCGGGCAAACTACAGCTTGGCCTTGGGGCTTACCTGCGCAACGCCGAAAATAATTTCACCTACAAGGATTTATCGCAGTTTGGAAAGCCGGAGCGCACCGAAGAGCACGCCGAACAAAAGCAGTATGGCTTTACCCAGGACCTGGCCTGGATGTTAACTGAGAACACAAAAATAGGCCTGCACAGCTGGTACACCTTCGCTGACCGGGAACTGCAACCCGCCATGGGCTCGGCAAGCGGCGCAGAGCAACGCGACAAGAACCTGCGCCTGATGACGCAACTGGAACACGAAAGCAACTGGGGCAAAACCGATGTAAAGCTGGCCTACTTTAAAGATTACCTGAACTATACCAATAACTCCCTCAACTCTGTTGCCGATGTGGAAACCTACCAGCTACAGGCCGAACAAACGTATACCAGCGGCGAGAACTGGAGCCTGCGCGGAGGCGTAAACCTGCAGCATTTTATAGCAGAGAACGATGGTTACGCCGGTACCAAACAGGAAAACCGGGCAGCTATATTCGCCCTTTTCCGCTACGACCCTACCGAAACGATTGACCTGAGCCTGAACCTGCACCAGGCTTTTGCAGAAGACTATAACCCTGCTCCTACGCCGGCTTTGGGTGTTAACTGGAAATTTTACCAACACGAACAGCACCAGCTCTTTTTGAAAGGGAATGTTTCGGGCAGCTACCGGGTGCCCACCCTGAACGACCGCTTCTGGACCGGAGCCGGCAACCCTGACCTGAAACCTGAACAAGGCTGGAGCGAAGAAGCCGGCCTGCGCCACCTGTTTATAGTTGGCAACACCCTTTTACTCGAAACCGAAGCCACCGCCTACCACATGCTGATAGATAACTGGATACAGTGGTCACCCCAACCAACCGGCCTGTGGCGACCTGTAAACCTGCAGAAAGTAAGAGCCATGGGCATAGAACTAAGCCAGCAGCTGACAGCAACTATAGGAACTATAAAACTGACAGGATCTGCAGGCTACACTTACACCTCATCGGAGCAGGTAGAAGTTTATGAGGGACAAGGCGACAAAGGCAAACAACTGATGTATGTACCGCTGCACAAAGGCGTACTGGCAACCGGCATCAACTATAAAAACTGGCAGCTGCAAACCAACCTGAACTATACCGGCCCGCGCTACACCACCAACTCAGAAACCAGCCACTTAGACAGCTTTATACTGGTGAACGCAGCCCTCAGCAAACAGCTGCAGCTCGGGCAAAGCAGGCTTATAGTTGACGTACGGGCAGATAACATTACTAATGAAGTGTACCAGACCATGGCTTACCACGCCATGCCGTTGCGGGGCTATACCCTGAGCTTACGATTTCTTATTCCTTAA
- a CDS encoding DUF6624 domain-containing protein: MKKLILCIGMMVCLGGTALAQTSAEAYARYEAKEYKASAELYDKLLKSGKGSSSDHYNAACSWALAGNKDKAFAHLNKSIEKGWANINHLKSDSDLSSLHTDKRWEPMVKQLQAKVDVIEANYNKPLKAQLEQIFESDQQIRREFLAAREKHGMESAEAQALIQKMMQSDAENQKQVIAIIEKYGWPGKSMVGPHASNAAFLVIQHTPREQKEIMGKYLPLLREAVAKGEAAKSQLALMEDRYLMYNDKPQLYGSQVTTNQATKQQELYKVEDEANLDKRRAEMELEPIKDYLKRFGIEYRPLATGRSAQ, encoded by the coding sequence ATGAAAAAACTAATTCTCTGTATCGGAATGATGGTTTGTTTAGGTGGAACTGCCCTTGCCCAGACATCAGCCGAAGCATACGCCAGATATGAAGCCAAAGAATATAAAGCTTCTGCTGAACTATACGATAAGCTACTGAAGAGCGGGAAAGGCTCCAGCTCCGACCACTACAATGCTGCCTGCTCGTGGGCATTGGCCGGCAACAAAGACAAAGCTTTTGCACATCTCAACAAATCCATCGAAAAAGGCTGGGCTAACATTAATCACCTTAAAAGTGATAGCGACCTGAGCAGCCTGCACACCGATAAGCGCTGGGAGCCAATGGTAAAGCAACTGCAGGCAAAGGTTGATGTAATAGAAGCCAACTATAACAAGCCCCTGAAAGCACAACTGGAGCAGATATTTGAAAGCGACCAGCAGATACGCCGGGAGTTTTTAGCAGCCCGTGAGAAACATGGCATGGAGTCGGCAGAGGCGCAGGCGTTAATCCAGAAAATGATGCAGTCGGATGCGGAAAATCAGAAACAGGTTATCGCTATTATTGAAAAATATGGCTGGCCTGGCAAAAGTATGGTTGGGCCGCATGCCAGCAATGCCGCTTTTCTGGTAATTCAGCACACACCGAGAGAACAAAAGGAAATAATGGGAAAATACCTGCCCTTGCTGCGTGAAGCAGTTGCCAAAGGAGAAGCTGCAAAAAGTCAGCTGGCTTTAATGGAAGACCGTTATTTGATGTATAATGATAAACCGCAACTATACGGCAGCCAGGTAACCACCAACCAAGCTACAAAACAACAGGAGCTTTATAAAGTAGAAGACGAGGCCAACCTGGATAAACGACGTGCAGAAATGGAGTTGGAACCTATAAAAGATTACCTGAAGCGGTTTGGCATAGAATACAGACCATTAGCTACAGGCAGATCTGCACAATAA